A window of the Pecten maximus chromosome 19, xPecMax1.1, whole genome shotgun sequence genome harbors these coding sequences:
- the LOC117318195 gene encoding uncharacterized protein LOC117318195 → MQLHLYVRYADEMGLPQPVAPRGRDSFPPIYLPGSETFLSVHKKYSQVCLETENRCLSETTFRRIWHQCLPHIQFMSCKTDVCHKCESFRNRIQKAITEADKMEASTDFAEHISSAQK, encoded by the exons atgcaGTTACATTTATATGTTAGGTATGCAGATGAGATGGGATTGCCCCAACCTGTTGCACCACGTGGACGTGACAGCTTTCCACCAATATATTTACCTGGAAGTGAAACCTTTCTATCTGTCCATAAGAAATACAGCCAAGTATGTCT TGAAACAGAAAACCGATGCCTATCTGAGACCACTTTCAGAAGAATATGGCACCAGTGTCTCCCACACATCCAGTTCATGTCCTGCAAGACAGATGTATGTCACAAATGTGAATCCTTTAGGAATCGGATACAGAAG GCCATCACTGAGGCAGATAAAATGGAGGCCAGCACAGACTTTGCAGAACACATTTCATCAGCCCAAAAGTAG